The genomic window CGGAACGGTTCATTCTGGTGGATATGGGGGTGGCGTTCCCGGATATGGATGGCCAGCCGGGGGTTGATCTGATCCTGCCCGATATCGCCTGGCTTGCGGAACGTGCCGACCGGCTGGACGGGATTTTCATCACCCACGCCCATGAGGATCATGTGGGCGCGGTGGGCCATCTCTGGTCGCAGTTGAAAGCGCCGGTCTATGCCCGTGTCTTCACCGCCTGGCATGCCCGCCGGAAGATGGAGGATGCCGGGCAGGACCCGGATATGGTGCAGGTGGTCGAAGCCTATCCCGAGACGGTTGAGGCGGGGCCGTTCCGCGTGCAGTTCGCCCCGATCTCCCATTCTATCCCCGAAGCCTCGGCCCTGGTGATTGACACGCCCGGGGGGCGGATCGTGCATTCCGGGGATTTCAAGATCGACCATCAGCCCGTGGTCGGGGAACCGTTTGACGAGGCGATGTGGCGCGAGGTCGGCAAGGATGGGGTGCGGGCGCTGATCTGTGACAGCACCAATGTGTTCAACCGCAATCCCGGCCGCAGTGAAAGCCAGTTGCCCGACCCGATCGGCGCGCTGATCGCGGGCGCCAAAGGCATGGTTGTGGCCACCACATTCGCCTCCAACATCGCCCGGCTGAAAACCCTGGCCGAAGCGGGGCAGGCCAATGGCCGCACCATCTGCCTGATGGGCCGCGCGATGAAACGCATGGTGACCGCCGGGGTGGAAACCGGCGTGTTGACGGATTTCCCGTCAACGGTCAGCCCCGAGGAAGCCTCTGATATTCCACGGGAAAACCTGATGCTGATCGTGACCGGCAGCCAGGGGGAGCGCCGGGCGGCCTCTGCCGCCCTGTCGCGGGGGAAATATCTGGGCCATGAACTGGCCGAGGGCGATATGTTCCTCTTCTCGTCCAAAACCATCCCCGGAAACGAAGTGTCGGTTGGCTATATCCAGAATGCGCTGGCCGAAAAGGGTGTGCAGGTCGTGGATGAAAATTCCGG from Rhodophyticola sp. CCM32 includes these protein-coding regions:
- a CDS encoding ribonuclease J, with translation MSDRARLIYLPLGGAGEIGMNCYLYGYGPEGAERFILVDMGVAFPDMDGQPGVDLILPDIAWLAERADRLDGIFITHAHEDHVGAVGHLWSQLKAPVYARVFTAWHARRKMEDAGQDPDMVQVVEAYPETVEAGPFRVQFAPISHSIPEASALVIDTPGGRIVHSGDFKIDHQPVVGEPFDEAMWREVGKDGVRALICDSTNVFNRNPGRSESQLPDPIGALIAGAKGMVVATTFASNIARLKTLAEAGQANGRTICLMGRAMKRMVTAGVETGVLTDFPSTVSPEEASDIPRENLMLIVTGSQGERRAASAALSRGKYLGHELAEGDMFLFSSKTIPGNEVSVGYIQNALAEKGVQVVDENSGFFHVSGHANRPDLEAMHDLVRPQILLPNHGEFRHLREHARVALEKGLEGIVAPNGTMVELSGNRPGVVEHIEVARTYLDGSALVGAFDGVIRDRMKLAINGLVIVALIVDENDQVLEDSWVALRGLPELANNGADLAEMIEDDLSGLLPRLDDRTVGDDDKLEEAIKRAARQVCVSEIGKKPEVSVLVSRLMAE